A genome region from Akkermansiaceae bacterium includes the following:
- a CDS encoding SDR family oxidoreductase, with protein sequence MNRTITNSRVLVTGGAGFIGSNLTDALLGQGNEVVCLDNFFTGKRENIAHHASDANFTLIEGDIRDLAACRKACDGADYVLHQAAVGSVPRSIEDPILSTEVNVMGFLNMLLASRDAKVKRFVYAASSSTYGDSTALPKVEDNIGRPLSPYAITKYVDELYAGNFSELYGMETVGLRYFNVFGARQDPFGAYAAVIPKFAISLLRHESPVINGDGLFSRDFTYVDNVVQINQLAALASDPAAVNTVYNAACGGRTNLNDLVAALQEHLGEFDPQVRAVKPVHGPSRVGDIPHSQASIAKATALLGYAPRFDFSQGIAAAARWYYENLRDL encoded by the coding sequence GGGCTTCATCGGCTCGAACCTGACCGATGCGCTCCTCGGCCAGGGCAACGAAGTCGTATGCCTGGACAATTTTTTCACCGGGAAGAGGGAAAACATCGCCCATCATGCATCCGATGCGAATTTCACCCTCATCGAGGGGGATATCCGCGACCTGGCGGCCTGCCGCAAGGCGTGCGATGGAGCGGACTACGTGCTGCATCAGGCGGCGGTGGGATCGGTGCCCCGCTCGATCGAGGATCCCATCCTCTCCACCGAGGTCAATGTCATGGGCTTCCTCAACATGCTTTTGGCCAGCCGCGATGCGAAGGTGAAACGCTTCGTCTATGCGGCCAGCAGCTCCACCTACGGCGACAGCACGGCGCTGCCCAAGGTCGAGGATAACATCGGCAGGCCGCTCTCGCCCTATGCCATCACCAAGTATGTGGATGAGCTGTATGCCGGGAATTTTTCCGAGCTCTACGGGATGGAAACGGTGGGCCTGCGCTACTTCAATGTCTTCGGCGCCCGGCAGGACCCTTTCGGCGCGTATGCTGCCGTGATCCCCAAGTTTGCCATCTCCCTGCTGCGGCATGAAAGCCCCGTCATCAATGGCGACGGGCTGTTCTCGCGCGATTTCACGTATGTGGACAATGTCGTGCAGATCAACCAGCTGGCGGCCTTGGCCTCGGATCCGGCGGCGGTCAACACGGTTTACAACGCCGCCTGCGGGGGGCGCACCAACCTGAACGATCTGGTCGCGGCGCTGCAGGAACATCTGGGCGAGTTCGATCCGCAGGTCAGGGCGGTCAAGCCGGTCCACGGGCCCTCACGCGTAGGCGATATCCCGCACTCCCAGGCATCGATAGCCAAGGCGACCGCCTTGCTTGGCTACGCCCCACGGTTCGATTTTTCCCAGGGCATCGCTGCCGCCGCAAGGTGGTATTACGAAAATCTCCGGGATCTCTGA